A DNA window from Rhizobium jaguaris contains the following coding sequences:
- a CDS encoding NAD(P)/FAD-dependent oxidoreductase, with product MNESKRTVIVVGAGIIGAAIAFELQRRGRQVTLVDKGEPGEGASFGNMASIALDFVANSRPSTWRKVPGWLLDPEGPVWLRPSYAPKMLPWFLRFAAAGRPSRVREIEDAGMSLSRHALGDFRRMLEAIGAPDLMTEEGCLAIYETESEFTGDRGHIELMRRYGFEHKVLSGTEIRDYEPALSPKITKAVLLPDNKSIRNPYQLVLKLVEAAKVRGTTFASGAVRTVERQANGAMTALFEDGRRLEANDVVLAAGVRTRFIASALGEPIPLETERGYHTQIMKPGIAMRYSIIWPHRAFMVTPTAGGIRVGGNVELAGLDAPPDFRRPRILVRHAQRALPGLQVEDAKDWMGHRPALPDTIPIISPSSRVPGVWYATGHGHLGLTFSATTARLMADMMTGVTPEVDMTPFRINRY from the coding sequence ATGAACGAAAGTAAGCGGACGGTCATCGTTGTCGGTGCCGGCATTATTGGCGCGGCGATCGCCTTCGAATTGCAGCGGCGCGGACGGCAGGTGACGCTGGTGGACAAAGGCGAGCCGGGGGAGGGTGCTTCCTTCGGCAACATGGCGAGCATCGCACTCGATTTCGTCGCCAATTCCCGTCCGTCCACGTGGCGCAAGGTTCCTGGCTGGCTGCTGGACCCCGAAGGCCCTGTTTGGCTCAGGCCCTCCTATGCGCCGAAGATGCTGCCTTGGTTCCTGCGCTTCGCCGCCGCCGGTCGGCCCTCTCGCGTGAGGGAGATCGAAGATGCCGGTATGAGCCTGTCCCGTCATGCACTCGGCGATTTCAGGAGGATGCTCGAAGCCATCGGCGCGCCGGATCTGATGACGGAAGAAGGCTGCCTGGCCATCTACGAGACCGAGTCGGAGTTTACCGGCGATCGCGGCCATATCGAGCTGATGCGGCGCTACGGTTTCGAGCACAAGGTTCTCTCCGGCACGGAAATTCGCGACTACGAGCCGGCGCTGTCGCCGAAAATTACCAAGGCGGTGCTGCTGCCCGACAATAAGTCGATTCGCAATCCCTATCAGCTCGTCCTCAAGCTGGTGGAGGCTGCAAAGGTTCGCGGAACCACATTCGCCTCCGGCGCTGTCCGGACCGTGGAACGTCAGGCAAATGGGGCCATGACCGCCCTTTTCGAAGATGGAAGGCGGCTGGAGGCGAACGATGTCGTGCTCGCCGCAGGCGTCCGCACACGCTTCATCGCCTCTGCACTTGGCGAACCGATCCCGCTCGAGACCGAGCGCGGCTATCATACGCAAATCATGAAGCCCGGCATTGCCATGCGTTATTCAATCATCTGGCCGCATCGTGCCTTCATGGTGACCCCAACGGCCGGTGGCATTCGCGTCGGCGGCAATGTCGAATTGGCCGGCCTCGATGCGCCTCCGGATTTTCGTCGTCCCCGCATCCTCGTCCGTCATGCCCAGCGGGCGCTGCCGGGTCTGCAGGTGGAAGACGCCAAGGACTGGATGGGCCATCGCCCGGCGCTGCCCGACACGATCCCGATCATCTCGCCTTCCTCGCGCGTACCTGGTGTCTGGTACGCCACCGGCCACGGCCATCTGGGACTGACTTTTTCGGCGACGACAGCAAGGTTGATGGCCGATATGATGACCGGCGTCACGCCCGAGGTCGACATGACCCCGTTCCGCATCAATCGCTATTAG
- a CDS encoding aldo/keto reductase, with amino-acid sequence MSDLNAAKSGQFKIGGDLTVNRLGFGAMRITGSGIWGEPADHAESVRTLKRLPGLGINFIDTADSYGPDVSERLIKEALHPYGDKLVIATKGGLTRTGPDVWIPLGRPEYLIQQAHKSLRNLGVEQIDLWQLHRIDPKVPAAEQFDAVKSLLDAKIIRHAGLSEVSVSDIEAASKHFKVATVQNRYNLVDRTSEDVLDYCAKHNIGFIPWFPLAAGDLAKEGSLLDIIAKKHGAAPSQIALAWVLKRSPVMLPIPGTGKVKHLEENTAAVNITLSDEEFSALDAEGKKAFASA; translated from the coding sequence ATGTCAGATTTAAACGCAGCCAAGTCCGGTCAATTCAAGATCGGCGGGGATCTCACCGTCAACCGCCTCGGTTTCGGCGCCATGCGCATCACTGGCTCGGGCATCTGGGGCGAACCTGCGGATCACGCCGAATCCGTCCGTACTCTCAAGCGCCTGCCGGGGCTTGGTATCAACTTCATCGATACGGCCGATTCCTACGGTCCCGATGTTTCCGAACGTCTGATCAAGGAGGCTCTGCACCCCTATGGTGACAAACTTGTCATTGCCACCAAGGGAGGTCTGACCCGCACCGGTCCCGACGTGTGGATCCCTCTGGGCCGTCCGGAATATCTGATCCAGCAGGCGCATAAGAGTCTGCGCAATCTCGGTGTCGAGCAGATCGATCTCTGGCAGCTTCACCGCATCGACCCCAAGGTTCCGGCAGCCGAACAGTTCGATGCCGTCAAGTCGTTGCTCGACGCCAAGATCATCCGCCACGCGGGCCTCAGCGAAGTGTCGGTGTCCGACATCGAAGCCGCTTCGAAGCATTTCAAGGTGGCGACGGTGCAGAACCGCTACAATCTCGTCGACCGCACCAGCGAAGACGTGCTCGATTATTGCGCAAAGCACAATATCGGCTTCATCCCCTGGTTCCCGCTGGCTGCCGGCGATCTCGCCAAGGAGGGCTCGCTGCTGGATATCATCGCGAAGAAGCATGGCGCTGCTCCGAGCCAGATCGCGCTCGCCTGGGTCTTGAAGCGCAGCCCCGTCATGCTGCCGATCCCCGGCACCGGCAAGGTCAAACATCTCGAAGAGAATACGGCCGCGGTGAACATCACCCTGTCCGATGAGGAGTTTTCGGCGCTGGATGCCGAAGGCAAGAAGGCGTTTGCGTCTGCTTGA
- a CDS encoding SDR family NAD(P)-dependent oxidoreductase, with product MSETEKPVALITGGGRGMGEAIARELSASGYRLALMSPSESCEKLASELGGVASRGVAEKAEDIQAIFDLTMKSYGRIDAVVNHTGHPPKGDLLDISDESWTLGSDMMILSLVRTARLVTPVMLKQGKGAFVNITTFAAYEPSLVFPVSCTYRAAAGAFTKLYSDRYAADNIRMNCILPGYIDSLNHKPETADKDGMVAALPQRHRNVPGWWFVRATERRGRRNVRYYDWH from the coding sequence ATGTCCGAAACCGAAAAGCCCGTTGCGCTGATCACCGGCGGCGGCCGCGGCATGGGTGAAGCAATTGCGCGCGAACTCTCCGCCAGCGGCTATCGTCTGGCGCTGATGTCGCCTTCGGAAAGCTGCGAGAAACTGGCCTCCGAACTCGGTGGCGTCGCTTCGCGCGGTGTCGCGGAAAAGGCGGAGGATATCCAGGCGATCTTCGACCTTACGATGAAGAGCTACGGTCGCATCGACGCCGTGGTCAACCATACCGGCCATCCGCCAAAGGGCGATCTGCTCGACATCTCCGACGAGAGCTGGACGCTCGGATCCGACATGATGATCCTGTCGCTGGTGCGCACGGCAAGGCTGGTGACGCCTGTCATGCTGAAACAGGGCAAGGGCGCCTTCGTCAACATCACGACTTTTGCCGCCTACGAGCCGTCGCTGGTCTTCCCGGTCTCCTGCACCTACCGCGCCGCCGCCGGCGCCTTCACCAAGCTCTATTCGGATCGTTATGCTGCCGACAATATCCGCATGAACTGCATCCTGCCCGGCTATATCGACAGCTTGAACCATAAGCCGGAAACCGCCGATAAAGATGGGATGGTTGCCGCCCTCCCCCAACGGCATCGCAATGTGCCAGGATGGTGGTTCGTTAGGGCCACCGAGCGGAGAGGACGGCGGAATGTACGATACTATGATTGGCATTGA
- a CDS encoding LysR family transcriptional regulator produces MRQDVLDGLVTFVIVAEEKSFSAAAVRLGVSPSAVSQSISKLEGRMRLALFNRTTRSVSLTEAGLRYLERVVPAVHDLTAAAQELGESVDRPAGLLRINVARAGYMIALQPILRDFLDAYPEIELEVRIEGSLVDIVGQGFDAGIRFGDLVQRDMVAVKIGPAISAHIIAAPSYLGRYGMPKHPHNLLNHNCIGFRHSSSGQVERWEFEKDGEKIELAVNGRLILNDSAALTQAALDGIGIAYMINGYIDRFLDDGRLVRILSDWSPALAGLTLYYADRRRVPAKLRALIDFLRHRRQVEPPQTAGALT; encoded by the coding sequence ATGCGGCAGGACGTGTTGGACGGACTGGTGACCTTCGTCATCGTCGCGGAGGAAAAGAGTTTTTCAGCGGCCGCGGTGCGGCTCGGCGTGTCGCCCTCGGCGGTCAGCCAGTCGATCAGCAAGCTCGAAGGCCGGATGCGGCTTGCGCTCTTCAACCGCACCACGCGTAGCGTCAGCCTGACCGAGGCGGGCCTGCGTTATCTCGAACGCGTCGTACCTGCGGTGCACGATCTGACGGCCGCCGCCCAGGAGCTTGGCGAGTCGGTAGACAGACCGGCCGGGCTGCTGCGCATCAATGTGGCGCGCGCCGGCTATATGATCGCGCTTCAGCCGATTCTGCGCGATTTCCTCGACGCCTATCCGGAAATCGAACTGGAGGTGCGCATCGAGGGCTCGTTGGTCGATATCGTCGGCCAGGGGTTTGATGCCGGCATCCGCTTCGGGGATCTGGTGCAGCGCGACATGGTGGCGGTGAAGATCGGGCCGGCGATATCGGCCCATATCATCGCCGCGCCCAGCTATCTCGGGCGCTATGGCATGCCGAAACATCCGCACAATCTGCTCAACCACAATTGCATCGGCTTCCGCCATTCCTCCAGCGGGCAGGTCGAGCGCTGGGAATTCGAGAAGGATGGCGAGAAGATCGAACTTGCCGTGAACGGCCGGCTGATCCTCAACGATTCCGCGGCGCTGACGCAAGCTGCATTGGACGGCATCGGCATCGCCTATATGATCAACGGCTATATCGACCGCTTTCTTGACGACGGCCGGCTGGTGCGCATCCTCTCCGACTGGAGTCCGGCACTCGCCGGCCTGACGCTGTATTATGCCGATCGCCGCCGCGTGCCGGCGAAGCTCAGGGCGTTGATCGACTTCCTGCGCCATCGGCGGCAGGTCGAACCGCCACAAACGGCAGGTGCCTTGACCTGA
- a CDS encoding alpha/beta hydrolase — protein sequence MRRMEDAGQWRKTFFRAIAIVAALSLTACGGRPVGVMQPVVDNVPGTSKVDLLVATTRLPDKDPAILFSGERGPGLKVDAVSVSIPPEANRKVGQVQWPSRLPGDPLKNFVTTSVQPMMSVADNHAWLRAHLPKSKRVLIFVHGFNNRYEDSVYRFAQIVHDSHADVAPVVFTWPSRASIFDYAYDKESANYSRDALEELLHRAASNPSVGDVTVMAHSMGTWLAVEALRQMAIRDGRVAPKIKNVILASPDLDVDVFGQQFSALGKDPPHFTLFVSRDDRALSLSRRISGNVDRLGQIDPTAEPYRSELEKHGITVLDLTKLKTGDRLNHGKFAESPEVVKLIGDRLIEGQTITDSDVGIGEAVGAVAIGAAQTVGSAASVAVSAPIAIFDPRTRENYGEQIRRLGASAGNTVGSVGDSVQTTGSNVGAAISQ from the coding sequence ATGCGGCGCATGGAAGATGCTGGCCAATGGCGGAAGACTTTCTTCCGGGCTATCGCAATCGTCGCGGCGCTCTCCTTGACAGCTTGCGGCGGCCGTCCAGTCGGTGTCATGCAGCCGGTTGTCGACAATGTTCCGGGTACCTCCAAGGTCGATCTACTGGTCGCCACCACCCGTCTGCCGGACAAGGACCCGGCGATCTTGTTTTCCGGAGAGCGCGGTCCTGGTCTGAAGGTGGATGCCGTCAGCGTCTCGATCCCGCCGGAGGCCAATCGCAAGGTCGGTCAGGTGCAGTGGCCGAGCCGGCTGCCCGGCGATCCCTTGAAGAATTTCGTCACCACTTCTGTGCAGCCGATGATGAGTGTGGCCGATAATCATGCCTGGCTGCGCGCGCATCTGCCAAAGAGCAAACGCGTGCTAATTTTCGTGCATGGTTTCAACAATCGCTACGAGGATTCGGTCTATCGCTTCGCGCAGATCGTCCATGATTCCCATGCCGATGTCGCGCCGGTCGTTTTCACCTGGCCGTCGCGCGCCAGCATTTTCGACTACGCCTACGACAAGGAGAGCGCCAACTATTCCCGCGATGCGCTGGAAGAACTGCTGCATCGCGCCGCTTCCAATCCCTCTGTCGGCGATGTCACCGTCATGGCTCACTCCATGGGCACCTGGCTCGCTGTCGAAGCTCTGAGGCAGATGGCGATCCGTGACGGCCGCGTCGCGCCGAAGATCAAGAACGTTATCCTCGCGTCTCCTGACCTCGACGTCGATGTCTTTGGTCAGCAATTTTCAGCGCTTGGCAAGGACCCGCCTCATTTCACCCTGTTCGTCTCGCGAGACGACCGGGCGCTGTCGCTGTCTCGCCGCATCTCCGGCAATGTCGACCGCCTCGGCCAGATCGACCCGACCGCCGAGCCCTATCGCAGCGAGCTTGAAAAGCACGGCATTACCGTGCTCGATCTCACCAAGCTCAAGACAGGCGACCGGCTGAACCACGGCAAATTCGCCGAGAGCCCGGAGGTGGTCAAGCTGATCGGCGACCGCCTGATCGAGGGCCAGACGATCACCGATTCCGATGTCGGCATCGGCGAAGCGGTCGGCGCAGTCGCCATCGGCGCGGCGCAGACGGTCGGCAGCGCGGCCAGTGTCGCCGTCAGTGCGCCGATCGCCATCTTCGATCCGCGCACGCGCGAGAATTACGGCGAGCAGATCCGCCGTCTCGGCGCATCTGCCGGCAATACCGTCGGTTCCGTTGGCGACAGCGTCCAGACGACCGGCAGCAACGTCGGCGCAGCGATCAGCCAATAG
- a CDS encoding SDR family oxidoreductase: MTKTVLITGASSGIGKASAKLFHGKGWNVVATMRSPDKETELTALDNVLVTRLDVSDPQSIAAAVAAGIDRFGRIDALVNNAGYGQYGVFEAVPPEKIRQQFDVNVFGVMDVTRALLPHFRANRSGVIVNVSSGAGLFTLPMISLYCASKFALEGFTEALAYELLDLNIGVKLVIPHGGVSETRFSERSAEDNALADVPGDYAPFIANVVKAFANMTAARTITSADVADVIYESVTDGSDRLRYLIGDDARGFIRARNEMTDHDYVNFMRSYFAAVK, translated from the coding sequence ATGACAAAGACTGTTCTCATCACCGGCGCATCCTCCGGCATCGGTAAGGCGTCAGCCAAACTCTTCCATGGCAAGGGCTGGAACGTCGTCGCGACCATGCGCTCGCCTGACAAGGAGACCGAGCTGACAGCCCTCGACAATGTGCTGGTCACCCGGCTCGACGTCTCCGATCCGCAAAGCATAGCAGCCGCGGTCGCCGCCGGCATCGACCGCTTCGGCAGGATTGACGCCCTGGTCAATAATGCCGGCTACGGCCAATACGGCGTCTTCGAAGCCGTGCCGCCGGAAAAGATCAGGCAGCAGTTCGACGTCAATGTCTTCGGCGTCATGGACGTTACCCGCGCTCTTCTTCCGCATTTTCGCGCCAACAGATCGGGCGTTATCGTCAATGTCAGCTCAGGCGCTGGCCTCTTCACCCTGCCGATGATCTCGCTTTATTGCGCCAGCAAATTTGCGCTGGAAGGATTTACCGAAGCGCTGGCCTATGAGCTGCTGGACCTCAATATCGGCGTCAAGCTGGTCATTCCCCATGGTGGTGTCAGCGAAACCAGGTTCAGCGAGCGTTCCGCGGAGGACAATGCCCTTGCCGATGTGCCTGGCGATTATGCGCCGTTCATCGCCAATGTGGTGAAAGCCTTCGCCAATATGACCGCGGCCCGCACGATCACGTCCGCGGATGTCGCCGACGTCATCTACGAATCAGTGACGGACGGGAGCGATCGCCTGCGCTATCTCATCGGCGATGATGCCCGCGGATTCATCAGGGCACGCAACGAAATGACGGATCACGACTATGTGAATTTCATGCGCTCGTATTTTGCGGCTGTAAAATAG
- a CDS encoding IS110 family transposase: MYDTMIGIDLAKNVFQLHGASMMGEVKFRKKIGRVQFLRFMEAQPPCVAVMESCGSAHFWARELVKLGHAVKLIAPQYVRPFVKRQKNDAADAEAIVTAAQRPEMRFVEPKTEAQQARAILFRARERIVHQRTELVNALRAVLYEYGHVVPLGISHIKRIEAILDEIGNDLPQLVQEECRDLLAQIAEKTARIDDKTKKIGEVAKQTDIAQRLQTMPGVGPMTAMAVEAFAPAMRSFRRGRDFAAWLGLVPKQFSSGGKERLGRVSKAGQADIRRLLIIGAMSRITWMGRKRIADGSWLARMLARKPRMLVAIALANKMARAIWAMLAKGENYRVPASGMAV, encoded by the coding sequence ATGTACGATACTATGATTGGCATTGATCTGGCAAAAAATGTATTTCAGCTTCACGGGGCATCGATGATGGGGGAAGTGAAGTTCCGCAAGAAAATTGGCCGCGTGCAATTTCTCAGGTTTATGGAAGCGCAGCCGCCATGCGTCGCGGTTATGGAGTCGTGCGGTAGCGCGCATTTCTGGGCGCGCGAGCTGGTGAAGCTTGGACATGCAGTCAAGCTAATCGCCCCGCAATATGTGCGGCCCTTTGTCAAAAGGCAGAAGAATGATGCTGCAGATGCCGAGGCGATTGTCACTGCCGCGCAGCGTCCCGAAATGCGCTTTGTCGAACCAAAGACGGAAGCTCAGCAAGCACGAGCGATCTTATTCCGCGCACGCGAGCGCATCGTCCATCAGCGCACCGAACTGGTCAATGCTTTGCGCGCCGTGCTCTACGAATACGGTCATGTCGTTCCGTTGGGGATCAGTCATATCAAGCGTATCGAGGCCATTCTCGATGAAATAGGCAATGATCTGCCTCAGCTCGTCCAGGAAGAGTGCCGCGATCTTTTGGCTCAGATTGCGGAGAAGACCGCCAGGATCGATGATAAGACAAAGAAAATTGGAGAGGTCGCCAAGCAGACGGATATCGCGCAGCGGCTTCAGACCATGCCCGGCGTCGGCCCGATGACGGCAATGGCCGTTGAAGCCTTCGCGCCGGCAATGAGAAGCTTCCGTCGCGGCCGTGATTTTGCGGCATGGCTTGGTCTTGTCCCAAAACAGTTTTCCTCCGGCGGGAAAGAGCGCCTTGGCCGCGTTTCCAAAGCTGGGCAGGCCGACATTCGCAGGTTGCTGATCATTGGCGCGATGTCGCGCATCACATGGATGGGTCGTAAACGGATTGCTGACGGTTCGTGGCTGGCCCGGATGCTGGCAAGAAAGCCGCGCATGCTGGTGGCGATCGCTCTCGCAAACAAGATGGCGCGGGCGATCTGGGCCATGCTGGCGAAGGGTGAAAATTATCGAGTTCCGGCGTCGGGCATGGCTGTATGA
- a CDS encoding oxidoreductase has product MSDTKTLFITGVSSGFGRALAEAALAGGHKVVGTLRKEADRAEFEALKPGFAFGKLLDVTNTAAIAPVIAAVEKEIGAIDVLVNNAGYGHEGLVEESTIDELRRQFEANVFGPVALIQAVLPYMRKRRAGHILNITSMGGIITLPGISFYHGSKFALEGISESLGKEVKSFGIHVTAVEPGGFRTDWAGRSMVRAERSISDYDEVFEPLRQRRLERSGKQPGDPKKAAQVMLQLIASENPPTHLLLGRDAISLVREKLGLLKSEFDAWEQVSASTDFD; this is encoded by the coding sequence ATGTCCGATACCAAGACCCTTTTTATCACCGGCGTTTCCTCCGGCTTCGGACGGGCGCTCGCCGAGGCCGCCCTTGCCGGCGGCCATAAGGTTGTCGGCACGCTGCGCAAGGAAGCCGACCGAGCCGAGTTCGAAGCGTTGAAGCCGGGCTTCGCCTTCGGCAAGCTGCTCGATGTCACGAACACCGCTGCCATCGCGCCCGTCATCGCTGCGGTGGAGAAGGAGATTGGCGCGATCGACGTGCTCGTCAACAATGCCGGCTATGGTCACGAGGGCCTGGTCGAGGAATCGACGATCGACGAGCTGCGCCGCCAGTTCGAGGCCAACGTCTTCGGCCCCGTTGCCCTCATCCAGGCGGTACTGCCCTATATGCGCAAGCGCCGCGCCGGGCATATTCTCAACATCACCTCGATGGGAGGCATCATCACGCTTCCCGGCATTTCCTTCTATCACGGCAGCAAGTTCGCGCTGGAGGGCATTTCCGAAAGCCTCGGCAAGGAGGTCAAGAGCTTCGGCATCCATGTGACCGCCGTCGAGCCTGGCGGCTTCCGCACCGATTGGGCCGGCCGCTCGATGGTGCGCGCCGAGCGCTCGATATCAGATTATGACGAAGTCTTCGAGCCGCTGCGCCAGCGCCGCCTCGAACGCAGCGGCAAACAGCCCGGCGACCCGAAGAAAGCGGCACAAGTTATGCTGCAGCTCATTGCATCCGAAAACCCGCCGACCCATCTCCTGTTAGGCCGCGACGCCATCAGTCTCGTTCGCGAAAAGCTCGGCCTGCTGAAGAGCGAGTTCGACGCCTGGGAACAAGTCTCGGCTTCTACGGATTTCGATTAA
- a CDS encoding LysR family transcriptional regulator codes for MRKIGQKAGLVELNAVAAVAAARNFRVAARELGMSASALSHAIATLEMRMGVKLFNRTTRSVSLTEAGEEFLSRVGPALREISDAMEAVNQFRATPIGTLRINTAEGAARGLLMPFLLEFHRRYPDVHVDIVTEGKMIDIVADGFDAGIRIAETVPQDMVAVMLKAEERLIVTAAPSYIERRGRPESPQDLLAHDCVRLRLPSGTVYRWEFERHGQEIRLDVQGPMTLQSAELMLEAVLGGAGIGYMTERTAAPGLADGRLIHLLEDWTPPFPGICLYYPRHRHVPAGLKAFVGVIREMTKA; via the coding sequence ATGAGAAAAATTGGGCAGAAGGCCGGCCTTGTGGAACTCAACGCCGTGGCTGCCGTTGCCGCAGCGCGGAATTTTCGCGTCGCTGCCCGCGAACTCGGCATGTCGGCCTCCGCACTCAGCCATGCGATCGCGACGCTCGAGATGCGGATGGGCGTGAAGCTCTTCAATCGCACCACTCGCAGTGTTTCGCTCACGGAGGCGGGCGAGGAGTTTCTGAGCCGGGTGGGGCCGGCGCTCAGGGAGATTTCGGATGCGATGGAGGCAGTCAATCAATTCCGCGCCACGCCGATCGGAACGCTGCGCATCAACACCGCCGAGGGCGCGGCGCGCGGACTGCTGATGCCCTTCCTATTGGAATTTCACCGGCGCTATCCCGACGTGCATGTCGACATCGTCACAGAGGGCAAGATGATCGATATCGTTGCCGATGGTTTCGATGCGGGCATCCGCATTGCCGAAACCGTGCCGCAGGACATGGTCGCCGTAATGCTGAAGGCCGAGGAGCGCCTGATCGTCACCGCCGCCCCTTCCTATATCGAGAGACGCGGGCGACCGGAGTCGCCGCAGGATCTGCTAGCGCATGATTGTGTCCGCCTGCGCCTGCCGAGCGGCACGGTCTATCGCTGGGAATTCGAACGCCACGGCCAGGAAATTCGTCTCGACGTTCAAGGGCCGATGACGCTGCAGAGCGCCGAGCTGATGCTGGAAGCCGTGCTCGGCGGCGCCGGTATCGGCTACATGACCGAACGCACCGCTGCACCCGGTCTCGCCGACGGCAGGCTCATCCACCTGCTGGAAGACTGGACTCCGCCCTTTCCGGGAATATGCCTGTACTACCCGAGACATCGCCATGTACCGGCAGGGCTGAAGGCATTTGTCGGCGTCATCAGGGAGATGACCAAAGCATAA